In Dermacentor silvarum isolate Dsil-2018 chromosome 2, BIME_Dsil_1.4, whole genome shotgun sequence, the following proteins share a genomic window:
- the LOC119441159 gene encoding sodium channel protein type 4 subunit alpha B-like, which translates to MAIKLSARGWSFFHKKFSILDLGAVACSIASDLLVLLRYELGVRTRFLRLFRLVYVARTWDTLFYMLNMMLSLLKPLLNLLLVIMLVVVAFAVAAEDIFDAGDREPESRWNSSDFLHSVLLMVRLFCGDMFDPLVNCFHEGHGRLRCVAFYSSVFFVGNYVLLNVFLAFLLSSFNVDRIVERNSPGEILFEKIVCKCKSWCKNSWKRLWVRSPY; encoded by the exons ATGGCCATCAAGCTGTCCGCGCGGGGCTGGTCCTTCTTCCACAAGAAGTTCTCGATTCTCGACCTGGGCGCCGTGGCCTGCAGCATCGCCTCCGACTTGCTGGTGCTGCTCCGCTACGAATTGGGCGTTCGCACGCGCTTTCTCAGGCTGTTCCGGCTGGTGTACGTGGCTCGCACGTGGGACACGCTCTTCTACATGCTCAACATGATGCTTTCGCTGCTGAAGCCGCTGCTCAACCTGCTCCTCGTCATCATGCTCGTGGTCGTGGCGTTCGCCGTCGCCGCCGAAGACATCTTCGACGCTGGAGACCGTGAGCCGGAGTCGCG GTGGAACAGCAGTGACTTTCTGCACAGCGTGCTGCTCATGGTGCGCCTTTTCTGCGGCGATATGTTCGATCCGCTGGTCAACTGCTTCCACGAGGGCCACGGCAGGCTCCGATGCGTCGCCTTTTACAGCAGCGTCTTCTTCGTCGGCAACTACGTGCTGCTCAACGTCTTTCTCGCCTTCCTGCTCAGCAGCTTCAACGTCGACAGGATCGTCGAGAGG AACTCACCCGGAGAAATCCTCTTCGAGAAGATCGTGTGCAAATGCAAGTCCTGGTGCAAGAACAGCTGGAAGCGCTTGTGGGTGCGTTCACCTTACTGA